One window of Diabrotica undecimpunctata isolate CICGRU chromosome 8, icDiaUnde3, whole genome shotgun sequence genomic DNA carries:
- the LOC140448841 gene encoding uncharacterized protein, with amino-acid sequence MDKTKTETNQEPSRVISQKGQKLVAAAVGARNTIPPALVFPKVHFKSHMINGVPNGTLGLAHLSGWVTTSNFVHVMHPFKKCAGFSEERRMLLICDNHESHLSIEAIELARANGVHILTVLPHCTHMMQPLDVGLMKPLKTY; translated from the exons ATGGATAAAACAAAAACTGAAACCAACCAAGAACCTTCTCGTGTGATTTCACAAAAAGGCCAAAAACTAGTAGCAGCTGCTGTAGGTG CTAGAAATACAATACCTCCTGCTCTAGTATTTCCTAAAGTGCACTTCAAGAGCCACATGATAAATGGAGTACCAAACGGGACCTTGGGTTTGGCTCATCTGTCAGGTTGGGTGACCACTTCCAATTTCGTTCATGTGATGCACCCATTTAAAAAATGTGCAGGTTTCTCTGAAGAGAGAAGAATGCTTCTAATTTGCGACAATCATGAGAGCCACTTGTCAATTGAGGCAATAGAACTAGCAAGAGCTAATGGCGTGCACATTCTAACAGTTCTACCCCATTGTACCCACATGATGCAACCACTGGATGTGGGATTGATGAAACCTTTAAAAACATATTAG